In one window of Candidatus Bathyarchaeia archaeon DNA:
- a CDS encoding PD-(D/E)XK nuclease family protein, with protein sequence MNSKKKNAADSQWVLNPSDFAFLWEECKRCFYLKVREGFRRPSMPMAKIFTVIDGEMKNCYSGERTEKAMPFLPPGIVDSSVSWVQSKPIKVSGHDKACMIRGKIDTLVKFDDGSYAIIDFKTSSPRAEHVQLYGRQLHAYALALEQAAVGHVNLSPIRRLGLLVYEPRKFANPTASEASLTGRLTWIPIERDDRKFQGFIGEILEVLEKPSPPDAGECEWCQYREASRKNKF encoded by the coding sequence TTGAATAGCAAGAAAAAGAACGCAGCCGATTCTCAATGGGTGTTGAACCCATCGGACTTTGCATTCTTGTGGGAAGAATGCAAAAGGTGCTTCTATCTGAAAGTCCGCGAAGGCTTCCGGCGACCTTCTATGCCCATGGCCAAAATTTTTACAGTTATCGATGGAGAGATGAAGAACTGCTACTCCGGCGAGCGGACTGAGAAAGCGATGCCTTTTCTCCCTCCGGGCATAGTCGATTCGAGTGTCAGTTGGGTTCAATCGAAGCCGATCAAGGTTTCAGGTCACGATAAGGCATGCATGATTCGCGGGAAAATCGATACGCTCGTGAAATTCGACGACGGCTCCTACGCGATCATTGATTTCAAGACTTCATCTCCGCGTGCAGAACATGTCCAGCTGTACGGGCGGCAGCTTCATGCCTATGCCCTCGCGCTTGAACAAGCGGCAGTTGGACATGTGAACCTCTCGCCTATTCGGCGTCTAGGGCTTCTAGTGTATGAACCGCGCAAGTTTGCAAACCCCACTGCCAGCGAGGCGTCACTCACGGGAAGACTTACTTGGATTCCGATTGAACGAGACGATAGAAAGTTCCAGGGGTTCATAGGCGAAATACTCGAAGTGCTTGAGAAGCCGAGTCCGCCAGACGCGGGTGAATGTGAATGGTGCCAGTATCGCGAAGCCA